Proteins from a genomic interval of Ndongobacter massiliensis:
- a CDS encoding phage replisome organizer N-terminal domain-containing protein: MATNKRYYWIKLKEEFFTDKRIKRLRRISGGDTYTIIYLKLLLLSLKDEGKLYYDGVESDFIKELALTIDETDDDVMVTVNYLINQGLLEVVTENDEYYLTEIPNLIGSETAWAEKKRRYRQNKQRTLSLMSPTHVRQEIEKDIEIDKDKEREGEIEKDKKSTPIFYGQYKNVRLSKEEYQNLKDKLQGHTETMIEKLSRYIKSTGKYYKDHYVTILNWYEEDKDKLIQKGLNKKMNYDVGESL, encoded by the coding sequence ATGGCAACAAACAAAAGATATTATTGGATAAAATTAAAAGAAGAATTTTTCACAGACAAAAGGATAAAAAGGTTAAGGAGAATATCGGGAGGAGATACTTACACTATAATCTACCTCAAACTTCTACTACTGAGCCTAAAAGATGAGGGCAAACTCTATTATGACGGAGTAGAAAGTGATTTTATAAAAGAGTTAGCACTAACCATAGATGAAACAGACGATGATGTAATGGTTACAGTTAATTACTTAATCAATCAAGGCTTATTAGAAGTTGTAACAGAAAATGATGAATACTACCTAACTGAAATACCAAACTTAATCGGATCAGAAACAGCCTGGGCAGAGAAAAAAAGAAGATACAGACAAAATAAACAGAGGACATTGTCCTTAATGAGTCCAACCCATGTCCGACAAGAGATAGAGAAAGATATAGAGATAGATAAAGATAAAGAGAGAGAGGGAGAGATAGAAAAAGATAAAAAGTCCACCCCCATCTTTTATGGACAATACAAAAATGTAAGGTTAAGCAAAGAAGAATATCAAAACCTAAAAGACAAGCTGCAAGGACATACCGAAACAATGATTGAAAAGCTATCAAGATACATTAAAAGCACTGGGAAATACTATAAAGACCATTATGTAACAATCCTTAATTGGTATGAGGAAGATAAAGATAAACTAATACAGAAAGGTTTAAATAAAAAAATGAACTATGACGT
- a CDS encoding PcfB family protein has protein sequence MINEEISKEAGQAAQTIITYTIKAAKESINLDKEIRKKMNKTLEKANGNLKSLIGDEMKIKDLYKKGQLENISIDQSDLKDLKKELNKLGVSFSVMKNKETKNYDVFFQAKDIKVMEYAFKQVIAKENKKEKESILKQIKKYKDLSKNKDKTKEKVKRKVKEKVKPNKKDMTREI, from the coding sequence ATGATAAACGAAGAAATAAGCAAAGAAGCAGGACAAGCAGCACAAACCATAATAACATACACAATAAAGGCAGCGAAAGAATCAATCAACTTAGACAAAGAAATAAGAAAAAAGATGAATAAAACTTTAGAAAAAGCAAACGGAAACCTAAAAAGCCTTATTGGCGATGAAATGAAAATAAAAGACCTCTACAAAAAAGGACAACTAGAAAATATAAGCATAGATCAAAGCGACCTCAAAGACTTAAAAAAAGAACTAAACAAACTTGGAGTAAGTTTTTCAGTAATGAAAAACAAAGAAACAAAAAACTATGATGTATTTTTCCAAGCCAAAGACATAAAAGTAATGGAATATGCCTTTAAGCAAGTCATAGCCAAAGAAAATAAGAAAGAAAAAGAAAGTATCCTAAAACAAATAAAGAAATACAAAGACCTATCTAAGAACAAGGATAAGACAAAAGAAAAAGTCAAAAGGAAAGTAAAAGAAAAAGTAAAACCAAACAAGAAAGATATGACCAGAGAAATCTAA
- the mobQ gene encoding MobQ family relaxase, translating to MADSFHFSVKIISRGKGKSAVASAAYISGEKIKNEWDGVTHNYTRKEKVLVKNIILPDHIPKEFNDRSTLWNKVEMAEKNSNAQLARQFIIGLPKELSLSENKNLVERFIKENLTSQGMIVDYAIHDESQDKNGNIHCHIMTIMRPINEKGEFLAKSKKEYILNEKGEKILNKNGKPKTRKVELTSWNDKGNVEKWRENFSDLCNEYLAKNKIEKRVDHRSFKRQNSDYLPTIHLGSAASAMERKGIETDKGNYNREIRKYNNLVKTIKEEIKTLKGWIGNLLDNLSTAYEKFKDIERDKVIDNPKLFNLTNYLLTYSEIQKEKSKYLKGYAKTNKEKYDFKKLTSAYSYLRKNNIETIGQLQTKIETLKSNSYKLNKKAKTIHKEMEDVEKKILYYEIYKAKKGVYEEYQKKNIFTKDAFYNKHKKDIDQYKVVSEKLKKLLSDKEKLSPKKWNEEKNLLMANLEEINKEKDKIKDEYQEINHIKYSVDFVNKELGIDLSIEIDKLIKQGEKPSVIAQIKKFQDQVIKDNEYREMMKNKKMDQER from the coding sequence ATGGCAGACAGTTTTCATTTTTCAGTAAAAATAATATCAAGAGGAAAAGGAAAAAGTGCAGTAGCAAGTGCAGCATATATAAGTGGAGAAAAAATAAAAAATGAATGGGACGGAGTAACCCATAATTATACAAGAAAAGAAAAAGTATTAGTAAAAAATATAATATTGCCTGATCATATACCAAAAGAATTTAATGATAGGTCTACATTATGGAATAAAGTAGAAATGGCAGAAAAAAATTCTAATGCACAACTAGCAAGACAATTCATAATAGGACTACCAAAAGAATTATCTTTAAGTGAAAATAAAAACCTAGTTGAAAGATTTATAAAAGAAAATCTAACATCACAAGGAATGATAGTAGATTATGCAATTCATGATGAGAGTCAAGACAAAAATGGAAATATTCATTGTCATATAATGACCATAATGCGACCCATAAACGAAAAAGGAGAGTTCTTAGCAAAGTCAAAAAAAGAATATATCCTAAATGAAAAAGGAGAAAAGATTTTAAACAAAAATGGAAAACCAAAGACAAGAAAAGTAGAACTAACAAGCTGGAATGATAAGGGCAATGTAGAAAAATGGAGAGAAAATTTTTCAGACCTTTGCAATGAATATCTAGCAAAAAACAAGATAGAAAAAAGAGTAGACCATAGGAGTTTTAAAAGACAAAATTCAGATTATCTACCGACAATCCATTTAGGATCAGCAGCAAGTGCAATGGAAAGAAAAGGAATAGAAACTGACAAGGGAAACTATAATAGAGAAATAAGAAAATATAATAACCTTGTAAAAACAATAAAAGAAGAGATAAAAACATTAAAGGGTTGGATAGGGAATTTATTAGATAACTTATCTACTGCTTATGAAAAATTTAAGGATATAGAAAGAGATAAGGTAATAGACAACCCTAAACTTTTCAATCTAACAAATTATCTATTAACTTATTCAGAAATTCAAAAAGAAAAAAGTAAATATCTAAAAGGATATGCAAAAACTAATAAAGAAAAGTATGACTTCAAAAAGCTAACAAGTGCATATAGTTATTTAAGAAAAAACAATATAGAAACCATTGGTCAGTTACAAACAAAAATAGAAACTTTAAAGTCCAATAGTTACAAACTAAATAAAAAAGCAAAGACAATCCATAAAGAAATGGAAGATGTAGAAAAGAAAATTTTATACTATGAAATATACAAAGCCAAAAAAGGAGTTTATGAAGAATATCAAAAGAAAAACATATTCACCAAAGACGCATTCTATAATAAACATAAGAAAGATATAGACCAATATAAAGTAGTAAGCGAGAAATTAAAAAAACTCCTATCAGATAAGGAAAAACTAAGTCCTAAAAAATGGAATGAAGAAAAAAATCTTTTAATGGCAAATCTTGAAGAAATAAATAAAGAAAAAGACAAGATAAAAGATGAATACCAGGAAATTAATCATATAAAATATTCAGTAGATTTTGTAAACAAAGAATTAGGTATAGATTTATCCATAGAAATAGATAAGCTAATAAAACAAGGTGAAAAACCAAGTGTAATAGCACAGATTAAAAAGTTCCAAGACCAAGTTATTAAAGACAATGAATACAGAGAAATGATGAAAAACAAGAAAATGGATCAAGAAAGATAA
- a CDS encoding DUF3847 domain-containing protein, whose amino-acid sequence MTSKRIKLSIEEQIEKKEESIKQLQNQKRQLKKKLNEQERKARNKRLIEKGAVFESIFKESIDLTKDEFYKLIKMLNDEEIRLNIMEILEERIDDNVEKSSKDEIT is encoded by the coding sequence ATGACAAGTAAAAGAATAAAGTTAAGTATTGAAGAACAGATCGAAAAGAAAGAAGAAAGCATTAAGCAATTACAAAATCAAAAAAGACAGTTGAAGAAAAAACTTAATGAACAAGAAAGAAAAGCAAGAAACAAAAGACTTATAGAAAAAGGAGCAGTGTTTGAAAGTATTTTTAAAGAAAGTATTGATTTAACAAAAGATGAATTTTATAAGTTAATAAAAATGTTAAATGATGAAGAAATAAGATTAAACATAATGGAAATTTTAGAAGAAAGAATAGATGATAATGTAGAAAAATCATCTAAAGATGAAATAACATAA
- a CDS encoding HEAT repeat domain-containing protein, whose product MKEYILSLEKEFSLIENGFKEQEKRAFADYKSNNNEHSKKLAFLAYKSNVYQVRMYGVFLFGYLSSDEEILKFMRDEVSKDDNWRVQEVLAKAFDEFCKKIGYEKALPIIDEWLENENPNTRRAVTEGLRIWTSRPYFKENPNEAIERLVNLKEDSSEYVRKSVGNALRDISKKFPELIKAELNSWKLESKEINQVYKLASKFIV is encoded by the coding sequence TTGAAAGAATATATTTTGAGTTTAGAAAAAGAATTCTCTTTGATAGAAAATGGCTTTAAAGAGCAAGAAAAAAGAGCATTTGCTGATTATAAATCTAATAATAATGAACATAGCAAAAAATTGGCATTTTTAGCTTATAAGTCCAATGTATATCAAGTTAGAATGTATGGTGTGTTTCTATTTGGATATTTATCATCAGATGAAGAAATTTTAAAATTTATGAGAGATGAAGTTTCCAAAGATGACAATTGGAGAGTTCAGGAAGTATTGGCAAAGGCATTTGATGAATTTTGCAAGAAAATAGGATATGAAAAAGCACTCCCAATAATTGATGAATGGTTAGAAAATGAAAATCCGAATACGAGAAGAGCAGTAACAGAGGGATTAAGAATATGGACAAGTAGACCATATTTCAAAGAAAATCCGAATGAAGCTATTGAAAGATTAGTCAATTTAAAAGAAGATTCGAGTGAATACGTAAGAAAATCGGTTGGAAATGCTTTAAGAGATATTAGCAAAAAATTTCCAGAATTAATTAAAGCTGAACTCAATAGCTGGAAGTTGGAAAGTAAAGAAATAAATCAAGTGTATAAGTTAGCAAGTAAATTTATTGTATAA
- a CDS encoding restriction endonuclease subunit S, translating into MLHAREVVEDANGIPYVVRTKFNNGIKYRVAENKKMIPSPKGVISFGAENASFFYQKEKFVSGRDIYYIDTRHLSDKACLFLVACLDTLTDKYSYSYGLFPNLLKKEKIKLPVDVHGNPDWDYMEKYIEKIKENCNREIHCV; encoded by the coding sequence GTGCTTCATGCAAGAGAAGTTGTTGAAGATGCGAACGGTATTCCTTATGTAGTAAGAACAAAATTTAATAATGGTATAAAATATAGAGTTGCTGAAAATAAAAAAATGATTCCCAGCCCTAAAGGAGTTATATCATTTGGTGCAGAGAATGCATCATTCTTTTATCAAAAAGAAAAATTTGTATCGGGAAGAGATATTTATTATATTGATACAAGACATTTGAGTGATAAAGCATGCCTGTTTTTAGTAGCGTGTTTAGACACATTGACCGATAAATATTCTTATAGTTATGGTCTATTTCCCAATTTGTTAAAGAAAGAAAAGATAAAACTACCAGTAGATGTTCATGGTAATCCCGATTGGGATTATATGGAAAAATATATTGAAAAAATAAAAGAAAATTGCAATAGAGAAATTCATTGTGTTTGA
- a CDS encoding restriction endonuclease subunit S, producing MKKIDITEWKEFEIKELFTINPTKYHRLTNKDLMQDDGENPVIVNSSFNNGIGGYTNYELTEKGNVITFSDTTTSDSIFYQPNDFVGYSHVQVVKPISNIEKWNRYSLLFFTAIFKKKASLMNYDYVNKFTRADALKLKVKLPIDINGELNWEYMESFIKRLETRERERVQAILQAI from the coding sequence ATGAAAAAAATTGATATAACTGAATGGAAAGAATTTGAAATCAAGGAATTATTTACTATAAATCCTACAAAATATCATCGATTGACAAATAAAGATTTAATGCAAGATGATGGAGAGAATCCAGTAATAGTAAATTCTAGTTTTAATAATGGTATAGGTGGTTATACTAATTACGAACTCACTGAAAAGGGTAATGTAATAACATTTAGTGATACAACAACATCTGATAGCATATTTTATCAGCCAAATGATTTTGTAGGATATTCACATGTTCAGGTAGTAAAACCTATTTCTAATATAGAAAAATGGAACAGATATAGTTTATTATTTTTTACAGCTATATTTAAGAAGAAAGCATCATTAATGAATTATGATTATGTAAATAAATTTACACGAGCTGACGCTTTAAAACTTAAAGTAAAACTACCAATTGATATTAATGGAGAATTAAATTGGGAGTATATGGAAAGCTTTATAAAAAGGCTTGAAACCAGAGAGAGAGAGAGAGTACAAGCAATCTTACAAGCTATTTAA
- a CDS encoding class I SAM-dependent DNA methyltransferase: MTLRTEDQVRDYAREVLGFNEVEENINQGTGQITTFNQLGFKGYSDKPDGWYLPKNMNDVAIILETKSEERDISKQIFIDELMKNIDIISSKYKKTIGILYNGKEIAIYKNKELIRVANKLQHKQYYIDLFKENYIDKNKIFNLTKRINDLLHFKFGIKNLYHRMIFTASALVVERFGGNLEAIKDNGYEPFRNKIYDTLAKSLQDHRKQNLKIDILLEVYSEIKMNIVENQDDINTFIDCIIEIAESINSDNWNGEDVMGIFFNEFNRYKKKSESGQVFTPEHITSFMYDLLEITYNDRLLDATCGSGAFLVKAMANMIKEVGGVNTKEAEDIKQNKLYGIEFDREIFALACANMLIHKDGKTNLEQYDTREKEACKWIKSKNITKVLMNPPYERKYGCKKIVTNVLDNVPAGTKCAFILPDKKLEKDRMQSLLKRHTLDMIIKLPEKLFDAGVTTSVFVFETGKPQKDKKIFACYMEDDGLERVKNQGRHDIKNKWKEIENYWLEVARTKVDTKYNTHQWLDPKEYLSYQKPQKPFEIYEEDFKKTIIDFILFEEKIDVKEFNEKLLNQVLYKSEYKDGKLMLDVGGENEKN; this comes from the coding sequence ATGACTTTAAGGACAGAAGATCAAGTTAGGGATTATGCAAGAGAAGTATTAGGCTTTAATGAAGTTGAAGAAAACATCAATCAAGGCACTGGTCAAATAACTACTTTTAATCAATTAGGCTTTAAGGGATATTCAGACAAGCCAGATGGTTGGTATTTGCCTAAAAATATGAATGATGTAGCAATAATCCTTGAAACAAAATCAGAAGAAAGAGATATTAGCAAACAAATTTTTATTGATGAGCTAATGAAAAATATAGATATAATTTCAAGCAAATATAAAAAGACAATTGGAATTTTGTACAATGGCAAAGAAATCGCTATATATAAAAACAAGGAACTCATAAGAGTAGCTAATAAACTTCAACATAAGCAATACTATATTGATTTGTTTAAAGAAAATTATATAGATAAAAACAAAATTTTCAATCTAACAAAAAGAATAAATGATTTACTACACTTTAAATTTGGAATTAAGAATTTATATCATAGAATGATATTTACAGCTTCAGCCTTGGTAGTAGAAAGATTTGGCGGCAATCTTGAAGCAATCAAAGATAATGGATATGAACCATTCAGAAATAAAATATATGATACCCTAGCAAAATCACTTCAAGACCATAGAAAACAAAATCTTAAAATAGATATTTTGCTTGAGGTGTACAGTGAAATAAAAATGAACATTGTAGAAAATCAAGATGATATAAATACATTTATTGACTGTATAATAGAAATTGCAGAGTCCATAAACTCAGATAACTGGAACGGCGAAGATGTAATGGGCATTTTCTTTAACGAATTTAATAGATACAAGAAAAAGTCCGAAAGTGGTCAAGTATTTACCCCAGAGCATATCACTTCATTTATGTATGATTTACTAGAGATAACCTATAATGACCGTTTACTTGACGCTACTTGCGGCAGCGGAGCGTTTTTAGTAAAAGCAATGGCAAATATGATAAAAGAAGTTGGTGGAGTAAATACAAAAGAAGCAGAAGATATAAAACAAAATAAACTTTATGGTATCGAGTTTGATAGAGAAATTTTCGCCCTAGCTTGTGCCAATATGCTTATTCATAAAGACGGTAAGACAAATTTGGAACAATATGATACCAGGGAAAAAGAAGCTTGTAAATGGATCAAGTCAAAAAACATAACTAAAGTATTGATGAATCCTCCATATGAGAGAAAATATGGTTGTAAAAAAATAGTTACAAATGTACTAGATAATGTTCCTGCTGGTACTAAATGTGCATTTATTTTACCAGATAAGAAATTAGAAAAAGATAGAATGCAATCATTATTAAAAAGACATACGCTTGATATGATTATAAAATTACCAGAAAAACTTTTTGATGCTGGAGTAACAACAAGTGTATTTGTTTTTGAAACTGGAAAACCACAAAAAGATAAAAAAATATTTGCTTGCTATATGGAAGATGATGGACTTGAGAGAGTTAAAAATCAAGGTAGGCATGATATAAAAAACAAGTGGAAAGAAATAGAAAATTATTGGCTAGAAGTTGCAAGAACAAAAGTAGATACAAAATATAATACACACCAATGGTTAGATCCGAAAGAATATTTATCATATCAAAAACCACAGAAACCTTTTGAAATATATGAAGAAGATTTTAAAAAGACCATTATAGATTTTATACTGTTTGAAGAAAAAATTGACGTAAAAGAATTTAATGAAAAACTCTTAAATCAAGTTTTGTATAAATCAGAATATAAAGATGGTAAACTCATGCTAGATGTAGGTGGAGAAAATGAAAAAAATTGA
- a CDS encoding helix-turn-helix transcriptional regulator gives MALNYKPLWIQLAKKGLKKTDVIAMAGLTTNVMAQMGKDKPITFKNLERICKALSCTPNDIISFEDNFSDEE, from the coding sequence ATGGCACTTAACTATAAACCATTATGGATACAGTTAGCAAAAAAAGGACTAAAGAAAACAGATGTAATAGCTATGGCAGGACTTACAACAAATGTTATGGCACAAATGGGCAAGGATAAACCAATTACATTTAAAAATTTAGAAAGAATATGTAAGGCTTTATCATGCACTCCTAATGATATTATTAGTTTTGAAGATAATTTTAGTGACGAGGAATAG